The proteins below are encoded in one region of Thermosulfurimonas marina:
- the hemW gene encoding radical SAM family heme chaperone HemW, with amino-acid sequence MGATANPEARAGLYIHIPFCRAKCPYCDFYSVTHPLEEDSFLSALLTEAKLWSEFWPRDLPLETLYVGGGTPSLLSPRFYERLLEGLAEALPLAPEELTLEANPEGLGLEYLRALRGIGFNRLSIGAQSFSEKGLSALGRRHGPEDTRQAVEAARRAGFENLSLDLIFGWPGQSLSDLQEDLSAALALSPEHLSCYELTVEKGTPFYRLLQEGRLALPSEDLLVAMHETVPEVLEARGLKRYEISNYAHRGRLCRHNLLYWRLKPYLGLGPAAASFWERKRLRNPEDLEEYLRALREGRLPTVVEEVLEGEEALREALFVGLRLLEGVDLEELSRRFGRDPARLFASEIARLRDLGLVTLEKGRLKLTPKGVLLANQVQLHFL; translated from the coding sequence GTGGGGGCTACGGCAAACCCTGAGGCCCGGGCCGGGCTCTATATCCACATTCCCTTCTGCCGGGCCAAGTGTCCTTACTGCGACTTTTATTCGGTAACCCATCCCCTGGAGGAGGATTCCTTCCTTTCCGCCCTCCTTACCGAGGCCAAACTCTGGAGCGAGTTCTGGCCTCGGGACCTTCCTTTAGAGACCCTTTACGTAGGGGGCGGGACCCCTTCCCTTCTTTCCCCTCGGTTTTACGAAAGGTTGCTGGAGGGGCTCGCCGAGGCCCTTCCCCTGGCCCCGGAGGAACTTACCCTCGAGGCCAACCCTGAGGGTCTTGGCCTGGAATATCTTCGGGCCCTGCGGGGGATAGGTTTCAATCGTTTAAGTATAGGGGCCCAGAGCTTTTCCGAGAAGGGCCTTTCGGCCCTGGGCCGGAGGCACGGCCCGGAGGACACCCGACAGGCGGTGGAGGCCGCTCGTCGGGCCGGCTTTGAAAATCTCTCCCTGGACCTTATCTTTGGCTGGCCCGGCCAGAGCCTTTCCGACCTCCAGGAGGACCTTTCTGCGGCGCTGGCCCTCTCCCCGGAACATCTTTCCTGTTACGAACTCACCGTGGAAAAGGGCACCCCTTTCTACCGCCTCCTTCAGGAAGGGCGCCTTGCGCTTCCTTCCGAAGACCTCCTGGTGGCCATGCACGAGACGGTCCCGGAGGTGCTTGAAGCCCGAGGACTTAAACGCTACGAGATCTCCAATTACGCCCACCGGGGACGACTCTGCCGGCACAATCTACTCTACTGGCGCCTTAAGCCCTATCTGGGTCTGGGGCCGGCCGCGGCCTCTTTTTGGGAGAGAAAACGGCTGCGCAATCCGGAGGACCTGGAAGAATACCTCCGCGCCCTCCGGGAGGGAAGGCTTCCTACGGTGGTGGAAGAGGTCCTGGAGGGGGAGGAGGCCCTGAGGGAGGCCCTTTTCGTAGGACTCCGTCTCCTGGAAGGGGTGGACCTTGAGGAGCTTTCCCGGAGGTTCGGCCGAGACCCAGCCCGCCTTTTCGCCTCCGAGATCGCCCGCCTGAGGGATCTGGGATTGGTGACCCTGGAAAAAGGGCGCCTCAAATTGACTCCCAAAGGGGTGCTTCTGGCCAATCAGGTGCAGTTGCATTTTCTTTGA
- the truB gene encoding tRNA pseudouridine(55) synthase TruB produces MKVEGVLVLDKPKDLSSTEAVEKIKRLLRVRKAGHGGTLDPFATGVLPICLGRATKIAQFILEGDKVYQGTFELGIITDTYDLTGEVVERRPVPELSAEEIQEVMQGFVGEIEQVPPPYSAAKYRGQPLYRWARKGVKVEKEPKRVEVLEFRVLAVELPRVEFEVYCSKGTYVRSLVHEVGLRLGCGATLVALRRLRKGPFTLEEALTLEEVERLQAEGRLEEKILSVEEALSFIPAITVSREMARRIRQGRPFSVSVLGSLVRLQKVARRPRVPWLRILSEDGDLVAVTYYPERFSGEGWAEMLRVFVS; encoded by the coding sequence ATGAAAGTCGAAGGGGTGCTGGTACTCGACAAACCCAAGGACCTGAGTTCCACCGAGGCCGTGGAGAAGATCAAAAGACTTCTCCGGGTCCGCAAGGCCGGCCACGGAGGAACTCTGGATCCCTTTGCCACCGGCGTCCTTCCCATTTGCCTGGGAAGGGCCACCAAAATCGCGCAATTCATCTTGGAGGGCGACAAGGTTTATCAGGGGACCTTCGAGCTGGGGATCATCACCGATACCTACGATCTTACGGGAGAGGTGGTGGAAAGGCGTCCGGTGCCGGAGCTTTCCGCCGAAGAGATCCAGGAGGTCATGCAGGGTTTCGTGGGAGAGATCGAACAGGTCCCCCCACCTTATTCCGCGGCCAAGTATCGGGGCCAGCCCCTTTATCGTTGGGCCCGCAAGGGGGTCAAGGTGGAAAAGGAGCCCAAGCGGGTGGAGGTCCTGGAGTTTCGGGTGCTCGCGGTGGAGCTTCCCCGGGTGGAATTCGAGGTCTATTGCAGCAAGGGGACCTATGTGCGTTCCCTGGTGCATGAGGTGGGGCTTCGGCTAGGCTGCGGGGCCACCCTGGTGGCCCTGCGTCGTTTGCGCAAGGGGCCTTTTACCCTCGAGGAGGCCCTCACCCTGGAAGAAGTAGAAAGGCTTCAGGCGGAGGGGCGTCTGGAAGAGAAGATCCTTTCGGTAGAGGAGGCCCTTTCTTTTATTCCGGCCATTACCGTCTCTCGGGAGATGGCCCGGCGCATCCGGCAGGGACGCCCCTTTTCGGTGAGCGTTCTGGGGAGCCTGGTGCGGCTTCAGAAGGTGGCGCGGCGACCGCGGGTGCCTTGGCTGCGTATTCTGAGCGAAGACGGGGATCTGGTGGCGGTGACCTACTATCCGGAGCGTTTTTCCGGAGAAGGCTGGGCGGAAATGTTGCGGGTTTTCGTATCCTGA
- a CDS encoding hydantoinase B/oxoprolinase family protein, which translates to MGAFTATEISVFYRLFSSVAEEMGVVLQRSAFSPNIKERRDFSCALFDSQGRLLAQAAHIPVHLGALPDTVAAVLEELDLHPGDVVLTNDPYRGGTHLPDLTLVAPVFVGERRAFLLAVRAHHSDVGGKYPGSMGLARHIEEEGILIPPRKLVSEGRFDREFWEDFLSRVRGRAEREGDLRAQLAALSRGEARLRELVKRYGLSVLEEKAAELQAYSEAYMREILREIPQGEYFFEDYLDDDGLSEEPVPIRVRLVAEGDRVRVDFRGSAPELPTGLNAVRSVTRAAVFYVFLSLAGGLVPPNQGAFRPLKILTEPHTVVDARWPAPVAGGNVETSQRIVDAVLGALAQALPEKIPAASCGSMNNLAFGGKDFAYYETMGGGMGGRAGAPGLSGVHTHMTNTLNTPVEALELAYPVVVERYSLRAGSGGRGRFRGGDGLVRRFRFLAPVTVSLLTERRRLCPYGLFGGEPGKRGLNLLFDREGRRRCLPGKGVWEIGAGEVLEIRTPGGGGYGKP; encoded by the coding sequence GACAGCCAGGGGCGTCTTCTGGCTCAGGCGGCCCACATTCCGGTCCACCTGGGGGCCCTTCCGGACACGGTGGCTGCCGTCCTGGAAGAGCTGGATCTTCATCCGGGGGATGTGGTCCTTACTAATGATCCCTATCGCGGGGGGACCCATCTTCCGGACCTTACCCTAGTGGCCCCGGTCTTTGTGGGGGAAAGAAGGGCCTTTTTGCTGGCCGTGAGGGCCCATCACTCCGATGTGGGAGGGAAGTATCCCGGCTCCATGGGACTGGCTCGCCATATCGAGGAAGAGGGAATCCTTATTCCTCCGCGTAAATTGGTCTCTGAAGGCCGTTTCGACCGGGAATTCTGGGAGGACTTCCTTTCCCGGGTAAGGGGACGGGCCGAAAGGGAGGGGGACCTGCGGGCCCAGCTGGCGGCCCTTTCCCGGGGAGAGGCCCGCCTTCGGGAGTTGGTAAAGCGTTACGGGCTTTCCGTGCTCGAGGAAAAGGCCGCGGAGCTTCAGGCCTACTCCGAGGCCTATATGCGGGAGATTCTGCGCGAGATCCCTCAGGGGGAATACTTCTTTGAGGATTATCTGGACGATGACGGGCTTTCGGAAGAGCCGGTCCCCATCCGGGTGCGGCTTGTGGCCGAAGGAGACCGGGTGAGGGTGGACTTTCGCGGTTCGGCCCCGGAACTTCCTACCGGGCTCAACGCCGTGCGCTCCGTGACCCGGGCCGCCGTCTTTTACGTGTTTTTGTCGCTGGCCGGGGGATTGGTCCCACCTAATCAGGGGGCCTTTCGGCCTCTCAAGATCCTCACCGAGCCCCACACGGTAGTGGACGCCCGCTGGCCCGCTCCGGTGGCCGGAGGCAATGTGGAGACCTCGCAGCGCATTGTGGACGCTGTCCTTGGAGCCCTGGCCCAGGCCCTTCCGGAAAAGATCCCCGCCGCCTCCTGCGGATCCATGAACAATTTGGCCTTCGGAGGGAAGGATTTCGCCTACTACGAGACCATGGGAGGGGGTATGGGGGGACGGGCCGGGGCTCCAGGGCTTTCCGGAGTCCATACCCATATGACCAATACCCTGAACACCCCGGTGGAGGCCCTGGAGCTGGCCTATCCCGTAGTGGTGGAGCGCTACAGCCTGCGGGCCGGCTCCGGGGGCCGGGGGCGGTTTCGAGGGGGAGACGGTCTGGTGCGGCGTTTCCGGTTTCTGGCGCCGGTGACCGTAAGCCTCCTTACCGAAAGACGCCGCCTTTGTCCCTACGGGCTCTTCGGGGGAGAGCCCGGAAAGCGGGGGCTCAACTTGCTTTTCGACCGGGAGGGCCGCCGACGGTGTCTTCCGGGGAAGGGAGTCTGGGAAATCGGGGCCGGGGAGGTCCTGGAAATACGCACGCCTGGAGGTGGGGGCTACGGCAAACCCTGA
- the rpsO gene encoding 30S ribosomal protein S15, which yields MPLDPEIKTEIIKKFQRHENDTGSPEVQIALLTARIKQLEEHFKVHKKDHHSRRGLLKLVGQRRKLLNYLRRTDFQRYQNLIRALGLRG from the coding sequence ATGCCGCTTGATCCGGAGATCAAGACCGAGATCATCAAGAAGTTTCAGCGTCACGAGAACGACACGGGCTCGCCGGAGGTCCAGATTGCCCTTCTTACGGCCCGCATCAAGCAACTCGAGGAGCATTTCAAGGTCCACAAAAAGGACCATCACTCCCGGCGAGGGCTTCTCAAGCTGGTAGGGCAGCGCCGCAAGCTCCTCAACTATCTACGACGCACGGATTTCCAGCGTTACCAGAACCTGATTCGGGCCCTGGGATTGCGGGGCTAA
- the rbfA gene encoding 30S ribosome-binding factor RbfA, whose translation MHYRHLRVAELIREALAVILSEEVRDPDLQGFITVSEVEVSPDLRRARVYYRVHGEAEDWARAERGFRRARGYIRSLLAEHVYLKYIPELEFHPDHRPEETERLEELFERLKQGKDSGNL comes from the coding sequence ATGCACTACCGACATCTCCGGGTGGCGGAACTCATCCGGGAGGCCCTGGCGGTCATCCTTTCCGAGGAGGTGCGCGACCCGGATCTCCAGGGTTTTATCACCGTCTCCGAGGTGGAGGTCAGCCCGGACCTCCGCCGGGCCCGGGTGTATTATCGGGTCCACGGAGAGGCCGAGGACTGGGCCCGGGCGGAACGGGGCTTTCGCCGGGCCCGGGGTTACATCCGGTCCCTTCTGGCCGAACACGTCTATCTCAAGTACATTCCGGAACTGGAATTTCACCCGGACCACCGGCCCGAGGAGACCGAAAGGCTGGAGGAGCTTTTTGAAAGACTCAAGCAGGGAAAAGATTCGGGAAATCTTTGA
- the rimP gene encoding ribosome maturation factor RimP yields the protein MERERLIKEVWELVEPVVLARGLELVEVEWQREPRGWVLRIYIDKPGGVTLGDCVKVSEVVGDLLDARDLIHHSYHLEVSSPGLERPLRKREDFERFAGDRVRIVLREPFSGRRTFTGILRGLEGDQVVVELEEGEVRLPYAGIKKAHLKPEISF from the coding sequence ATGGAAAGGGAAAGACTCATAAAGGAAGTGTGGGAGTTGGTGGAGCCGGTGGTGCTGGCCCGGGGGCTGGAGCTCGTGGAGGTGGAGTGGCAGCGCGAGCCCCGGGGCTGGGTCCTCCGGATCTACATTGACAAGCCCGGAGGGGTCACCCTGGGAGATTGCGTGAAGGTGAGCGAGGTGGTGGGAGATCTCCTGGATGCCCGGGATCTCATTCACCATTCCTACCACCTGGAGGTCTCCTCCCCGGGGCTGGAGCGTCCCTTGCGCAAGCGGGAGGATTTCGAGCGGTTTGCCGGGGATCGGGTGCGTATCGTCCTGCGGGAGCCCTTTTCGGGGCGCAGGACCTTTACCGGAATTCTCCGGGGCCTGGAGGGGGACCAGGTGGTGGTAGAGCTGGAGGAGGGCGAGGTGCGGTTGCCTTACGCAGGGATCAAGAAGGCGCATCTCAAGCCTGAAATATCCTTCTGA
- the nusA gene encoding transcription termination factor NusA, whose translation MAEDVRKIVELMSKEKGLPKEVIVSALVEGMRTAAQKRLGPEAEVEAVYNEEKGEIEVYRLFEVVEEVRNPQKEIALSEARKKNPAARVGDVIGEPVDVRGLGRIAAQLTKQILTQKIRGAEREIIYEEYKNKIGEIVSGFVHRFQRRDVILSLGRAEALLPEREQIPTERYRRGERLRALLIEVRKSGDPQLVVSRTHPEFLKKLFEREVPEIREGIVKIVAVAREPGRRAKMAVVSKDPEVDPVGACVGLRGSRVQVVVQELKGEKIDIIPWDPDPAKLVYHALSPAECTQVIVDEETKTLEVIVPDDQLSLAIGREGQNVRLASKLLGWRIDVYSESQWARRQDPEFLKMLEIEGLSEEAAGRLYDQGIKSVEALASTEPEKVAEIARLKLSEAEEVVARAREKLSSGEGEPR comes from the coding sequence ATGGCGGAGGATGTACGCAAGATTGTAGAGTTGATGAGCAAAGAAAAGGGGCTTCCCAAGGAGGTCATTGTCTCAGCCCTGGTGGAGGGGATGCGGACCGCGGCCCAGAAGCGCCTGGGGCCCGAGGCGGAGGTGGAGGCGGTTTACAACGAAGAAAAGGGCGAAATTGAGGTCTATCGCCTTTTTGAGGTGGTAGAGGAGGTCCGCAATCCCCAAAAGGAGATAGCCCTTTCTGAGGCCCGCAAGAAGAATCCCGCGGCCCGGGTGGGGGACGTGATCGGAGAGCCGGTGGATGTGCGGGGGCTGGGACGCATCGCCGCCCAGCTCACCAAGCAGATCCTCACCCAGAAGATTCGCGGGGCCGAACGGGAGATCATTTACGAGGAGTACAAGAACAAGATCGGGGAGATTGTGAGCGGTTTTGTACACCGCTTTCAGCGACGGGACGTCATCCTTTCTCTGGGGCGGGCCGAGGCCCTGCTTCCGGAAAGGGAACAGATCCCCACGGAGAGATATCGCCGGGGAGAGCGTCTGCGGGCCCTTCTCATTGAAGTACGCAAGAGCGGGGATCCCCAGTTGGTGGTCTCCCGCACCCATCCGGAGTTTCTGAAAAAACTCTTCGAGCGCGAGGTGCCGGAGATCCGGGAGGGGATCGTGAAGATCGTGGCCGTAGCCCGGGAGCCCGGACGAAGGGCCAAGATGGCTGTAGTCTCCAAGGATCCGGAGGTGGATCCCGTGGGGGCCTGTGTGGGGCTCCGGGGATCCCGGGTGCAGGTGGTGGTCCAGGAGCTCAAAGGGGAAAAGATCGACATCATTCCCTGGGATCCGGATCCGGCCAAACTGGTCTATCACGCCCTTTCCCCGGCGGAATGCACGCAGGTCATCGTGGACGAGGAGACCAAGACCCTGGAGGTCATCGTCCCGGACGATCAACTCTCGTTGGCCATCGGGCGCGAGGGGCAGAATGTGCGTCTGGCCTCCAAGCTTCTCGGCTGGCGCATCGATGTTTATAGCGAGAGCCAGTGGGCCCGGCGTCAGGATCCGGAATTTCTCAAGATGCTGGAGATAGAGGGGCTTTCGGAGGAAGCTGCCGGAAGGCTTTACGATCAGGGAATCAAGAGCGTGGAGGCCCTGGCTTCGACGGAGCCGGAAAAGGTGGCCGAGATCGCCCGCCTCAAGCTTTCGGAGGCCGAAGAGGTGGTGGCCCGGGCCCGAGAAAAACTTAGCTCCGGAGAAGGTGAGCCGAGGTAA
- a CDS encoding DHH family phosphoesterase, which produces MKDSSREKIREIFEGPGPFLLATHVQPDADGLSCVLAVHLFFKARGVESYPLIEDDPPEFLDFLHGFGDLLRPEALPRRPQECVALVFDLSEAQRLGGLAELVLAARERVILDHHAVSGQALSGLLLQDPRAPATAFLVYQILRDLGGLLPEVAENLYVGLYSDTGGFRFENTREEAFLAAADLVRAGARPAWVGERLLENYPPARFELLSRVLERREVFAGGRAVVSWLTLKDFEEVGARPGEAEDFATFLRSMRGVKVSALVKELKPGEIGVSLRSRGEVDVARIAASQGGGGHVRAAGFRQREKTLPEVLDLVRGLLSSVLEVRA; this is translated from the coding sequence TTGAAAGACTCAAGCAGGGAAAAGATTCGGGAAATCTTTGAAGGGCCCGGGCCCTTCCTCCTGGCCACTCACGTTCAGCCCGATGCCGACGGCCTGAGTTGTGTGCTGGCGGTGCATCTCTTTTTCAAGGCCCGGGGGGTGGAAAGCTACCCCTTGATAGAAGACGATCCCCCCGAATTTTTGGACTTTCTTCACGGCTTCGGGGATCTTCTGCGCCCCGAGGCCCTTCCGCGAAGGCCGCAGGAGTGTGTGGCCCTGGTCTTTGACCTTTCCGAGGCCCAGAGGCTGGGAGGGCTTGCGGAGCTGGTCCTGGCCGCCCGCGAGCGGGTGATCCTGGATCACCATGCGGTAAGCGGCCAGGCTCTTTCCGGCCTTCTACTCCAGGATCCCCGGGCCCCGGCCACGGCCTTTCTGGTCTATCAAATCCTGCGGGACCTGGGAGGGCTTCTCCCGGAGGTGGCCGAAAACCTTTATGTAGGGCTTTATAGCGATACCGGAGGGTTTCGTTTTGAAAATACCCGGGAGGAGGCCTTCCTGGCCGCGGCGGACCTGGTGCGGGCCGGGGCCCGGCCGGCCTGGGTGGGGGAGAGGCTTCTTGAAAACTACCCTCCGGCCCGCTTTGAGCTCTTGAGCCGGGTGCTCGAAAGGAGGGAGGTCTTTGCCGGAGGGCGGGCCGTGGTCTCCTGGCTCACCCTCAAGGACTTTGAGGAGGTGGGAGCCCGTCCGGGAGAGGCCGAGGATTTTGCCACCTTCCTGCGGAGCATGCGGGGGGTGAAGGTCTCCGCCCTGGTGAAGGAGCTTAAGCCCGGGGAGATTGGGGTAAGCCTGCGCAGCCGGGGAGAGGTGGATGTGGCCCGGATTGCGGCCTCCCAGGGCGGAGGGGGACACGTGCGGGCCGCGGGCTTTCGCCAGAGGGAAAAAACCCTGCCGGAGGTGCTGGATCTGGTCAGAGGCCTTCTTTCGTCCGTCCTGGAGGTGAGGGCATGA
- the infB gene encoding translation initiation factor IF-2, giving the protein MSKIRIYDLAKELDLGPKELAEKVKAMGIEIKSHSSTISEEEAERVRQSLAQERPTEETSAEKGPSEEPQAVIFRRREEKEARPKRIKLKIRRPKPEKETEEKPEEAKPLEEGPPKAEVPPEAPSAETPTEEKPEEALELKARIITRVDTEAISPKPKKRVVKDFKPRRAAPAPPPPPEPKEEKKVAKKKKERPETEEKPKKGKKKVAAGPKSEREEILEELELMEELEKGPEGLEMLPEGEEEAEKVPSRKPQAKEKAPERPPTLPPKKKKIKIHGTIQVGELAKEMGVKAADVIRKFMEMGTMVTINQSIDAETAAIVASEFGYEVEAATVEEEALLEYVPPSPEELKPRPPIVTVMGHVDHGKTTLLDAIRHTDVAAREAGGITQHIGAYKVRLPDGREITFIDTPGHEAFTSMRARGAQVTDLVILVVAADDGVMDQTREAIDHARAAGVPIVVAINKIDKPDANPERVKSELAELGLVPEDWGGETLMAEVSAKKRQGIEDLLELVLLQAEMLDLKAAPDRPARGRIIESRLDKGKGPVATVIVQEGTLREGDPFVAGMTFGRVRAMLNERGERLKEAPPATPVEVLGFEEVPQAGDDFIVMPDETAARRVAEYRQRKAREAEAAREARLSLERVFEKLKEGEVKELKIVLKADVQGTLEALRDALQKLSTDEVRVNIIRAGIGAISESDVMLAAASDAVVIGFNVRPTGKAKEIAKQEKVDIRFYDVIYQAIDEVKKALSGMLEPEYEERIVGVAEVRATFRVPRVGTVAGCYVKEGKLVRGGSVRLLREGVVVYNGKIVSLKRFKEDVKEVAAGYECGVGLENFQDIKEGDVIEAFEMVEIRREV; this is encoded by the coding sequence ATGAGTAAGATCCGTATTTATGACCTGGCCAAAGAACTGGACCTCGGTCCCAAGGAACTGGCCGAAAAGGTAAAGGCCATGGGGATCGAGATCAAATCGCATTCCTCCACCATCTCTGAGGAGGAAGCGGAACGGGTGCGCCAGTCCCTGGCTCAGGAAAGGCCGACGGAGGAAACTTCTGCGGAAAAGGGGCCCTCCGAGGAACCCCAGGCGGTAATTTTCCGGCGCCGGGAGGAAAAAGAGGCCCGTCCCAAACGCATCAAGCTCAAGATCCGGCGTCCTAAACCGGAAAAGGAGACCGAGGAGAAGCCGGAGGAGGCTAAGCCTCTGGAGGAAGGGCCTCCCAAGGCGGAGGTCCCGCCGGAGGCTCCCTCTGCGGAGACTCCCACCGAAGAGAAGCCGGAGGAGGCCCTGGAACTCAAGGCCCGGATCATCACCCGGGTAGACACCGAGGCTATTTCTCCCAAGCCCAAAAAACGGGTGGTCAAAGATTTCAAACCCCGGCGGGCGGCTCCGGCTCCTCCGCCTCCTCCAGAACCCAAAGAGGAAAAGAAGGTCGCCAAAAAGAAGAAGGAACGCCCGGAGACCGAGGAAAAGCCCAAGAAGGGCAAGAAGAAGGTGGCCGCCGGGCCCAAGAGCGAGCGGGAGGAGATCCTCGAGGAACTGGAGTTGATGGAGGAGCTGGAAAAGGGCCCCGAGGGGCTGGAGATGCTTCCGGAAGGGGAAGAAGAGGCCGAAAAGGTTCCTTCTCGCAAGCCTCAGGCCAAGGAAAAGGCGCCGGAAAGGCCACCTACCCTTCCTCCCAAGAAGAAAAAGATCAAGATCCATGGGACCATCCAGGTGGGCGAGCTGGCCAAGGAGATGGGGGTTAAGGCCGCGGACGTCATCCGCAAGTTTATGGAAATGGGGACCATGGTGACCATTAACCAGTCCATCGATGCGGAGACCGCGGCCATCGTGGCCTCAGAGTTCGGCTACGAGGTAGAAGCGGCCACGGTGGAGGAGGAGGCCCTGCTGGAGTATGTGCCCCCCTCCCCGGAGGAACTCAAGCCCCGGCCGCCCATCGTGACCGTGATGGGACACGTGGATCACGGAAAGACCACCCTCCTGGACGCCATTCGGCACACCGATGTGGCCGCGCGCGAGGCCGGAGGCATTACCCAGCATATCGGAGCCTACAAGGTGCGCCTTCCCGATGGTCGGGAGATCACCTTCATTGATACCCCGGGGCACGAGGCCTTTACCTCCATGCGGGCCCGGGGGGCTCAGGTTACCGACCTGGTGATCCTGGTGGTGGCCGCCGACGACGGGGTCATGGATCAGACCCGGGAGGCCATCGACCACGCCCGGGCCGCCGGAGTGCCCATCGTGGTGGCCATTAACAAGATCGACAAACCGGACGCCAATCCGGAAAGGGTCAAGAGTGAGCTGGCGGAGCTGGGTCTGGTCCCTGAGGACTGGGGTGGGGAGACCCTGATGGCGGAGGTCTCGGCCAAGAAACGCCAAGGGATCGAAGACCTTTTGGAGCTGGTGCTGCTTCAGGCGGAGATGCTGGATCTCAAGGCCGCTCCGGATCGGCCGGCCCGAGGCCGGATCATCGAAAGCCGGCTGGACAAGGGAAAGGGGCCGGTGGCCACGGTCATCGTTCAGGAGGGAACCCTGCGTGAAGGGGATCCCTTCGTGGCCGGGATGACCTTTGGTCGGGTGCGGGCCATGCTCAACGAGCGGGGCGAGCGCCTCAAGGAGGCCCCTCCGGCCACCCCGGTGGAGGTCCTAGGCTTTGAGGAGGTGCCTCAGGCCGGAGACGATTTCATCGTCATGCCCGACGAGACCGCCGCCCGGCGGGTGGCCGAATACCGGCAGCGCAAGGCCCGGGAGGCCGAGGCCGCCCGCGAGGCCCGGCTTTCCCTGGAGAGGGTCTTTGAAAAACTCAAGGAGGGCGAGGTCAAGGAGCTCAAGATCGTGCTCAAGGCCGATGTGCAGGGGACTCTCGAGGCCCTGCGGGACGCCCTGCAAAAGCTTTCCACCGACGAGGTGCGGGTGAATATCATCCGGGCCGGAATCGGGGCCATCAGTGAAAGCGACGTCATGCTGGCCGCGGCTTCGGATGCGGTGGTTATCGGCTTTAACGTGCGTCCCACAGGTAAGGCCAAGGAGATTGCCAAACAGGAAAAGGTGGATATCCGGTTTTATGACGTAATCTATCAGGCCATCGACGAAGTGAAAAAGGCCCTCTCCGGAATGCTTGAGCCGGAGTATGAGGAGCGCATCGTGGGGGTGGCCGAGGTGCGGGCCACCTTCCGGGTGCCGCGGGTGGGCACCGTGGCGGGCTGTTACGTGAAGGAGGGCAAGCTGGTGCGCGGAGGGAGCGTGCGCCTCCTGCGGGAGGGCGTGGTAGTCTATAACGGAAAGATCGTCTCCCTCAAGCGTTTCAAGGAGGACGTTAAAGAAGTGGCCGCGGGCTACGAGTGCGGCGTGGGCCTGGAGAACTTCCAGGACATCAAAGAAGGGGATGTGATCGAGGCCTTCGAGATGGTGGAGATCCGCCGGGAAGTTTGA
- a CDS encoding DUF503 domain-containing protein: MVVGIARMEFYLPGNGSLKGKRQRVKSLIHRLEARFKKLSVAEVGDQDLWQRAVIGVSTVASDQKVADRYLNQVLSFVEDLDGMELISAEIEFLSF, translated from the coding sequence ATGGTGGTGGGCATCGCCCGCATGGAGTTTTATCTTCCGGGAAACGGCTCGCTCAAGGGCAAACGTCAGCGGGTAAAGAGTCTTATCCACCGGCTGGAGGCCCGCTTTAAGAAGCTCTCCGTGGCCGAGGTGGGAGATCAGGACCTCTGGCAGCGGGCGGTGATCGGGGTCTCCACCGTGGCCTCCGATCAAAAGGTGGCCGATCGCTATCTCAACCAGGTCCTCTCCTTCGTGGAGGACCTGGACGGGATGGAGCTTATTTCGGCGGAGATCGAATTTCTTTCCTTTTGA
- a CDS encoding YlxR family protein yields the protein MSRGKHVPIRMCIFCGRRLPKGALLRLALDEAGRVVADPEQRRPGRGAYLCGEEACFRRALTLKGRRRLISAFRGRAREISPDLLDNLAKRGGLKGHE from the coding sequence GTGAGCCGAGGTAAGCATGTTCCGATCCGGATGTGTATCTTTTGCGGAAGGCGTCTTCCTAAGGGGGCCCTTTTGCGGCTGGCCCTGGACGAGGCCGGGCGGGTGGTGGCCGATCCGGAGCAGAGGCGTCCCGGACGGGGGGCCTATCTCTGTGGCGAGGAGGCCTGTTTCCGCCGGGCCCTTACCCTCAAGGGGAGACGGCGGCTTATCTCGGCCTTTCGGGGACGGGCCCGGGAAATCTCCCCGGATCTCCTGGACAATCTGGCAAAGCGAGGAGGCTTGAAGGGTCATGAGTAA